A region of Diospyros lotus cultivar Yz01 chromosome 3, ASM1463336v1, whole genome shotgun sequence DNA encodes the following proteins:
- the LOC127798007 gene encoding bidirectional sugar transporter SWEET15-like, producing the protein MAMSGFQHSLLFTFGVLGNIISVFVYLAPLPTFIEIHRRKSTLGFQSLPYVCALFSAMLWMYYALLGSDAILLISINSFGCIIETIYLIIYLGYAPKKARNHTFKLLASLNAGVFSGILLLTLFLVKGSNRVLVVGWSCATISVGTFAAPLSIVFQVVRTRSVEFMPFTLSFFLTLSAVMWFVYGLLRKDLFVELPNVVGFFLGLLQMLLYGIYRNTKAVELRDEKLPENTINVVILANSEVHPIDGGNDKGVTKDEKEMHEATDHSQENIIVILASDESGEPNAQPVA; encoded by the exons aTGGCCATGTCTGGATTCCAGCATTCATTACTTTTTACGTTTGGTGTCTTAG GTAACATTATTTCAGTCTTCGTGTACCTAGCTCCATT GCCAACATTCATCGAAATACACAGAAGAAAATCAACCTTAGGATTCCAATCTCTACCATATGTGTGCGCCTTGTTCAGCGCCATGCTGTGGATGTACTACGCCTTGCTCGGATCAGATGCAATTCTTCTCATCTCCATCAACTCATTCGGATGCATCATAGAGACTATTTATCTGATCATATACCTTGGTTACGCTCCAAAAAAGGCCAGG AACCATACTTTCAAGCTACTTGCTTCTCTGAACGCGGGAGTCTTCTCTGGGATCCTTCTCCTTACGCTCTTTCTGGTTAAAGGCTCTAACCGGGTTCTAGTTGTTGGGTGGTCTTGTGCTACAATCTCTGTCGGCACTTTCGCGGCACCATTAAGCATTGTG TTTCAGGTTGTTCGAACTCGCAGTGTGGAGTTCATGCCATTTACCTTGTCTTTCTTCCTCACTCTGAGCGCGGTTATGTGGTTTGTTTATGGCCTACTGCGGAAGGATTTGTTTGTTGAG CTCCCAAACGTAGTGGGTTTCTTCTTGGGGCTGCTTCAGATGCTGCTATACGGGATATACAGGAATACAAAGGCAGTCGAACTAAGGGATGAAAAGCTACCAGAAAACACGATCAATGTGGTCATATTGGCAAATTCTGAAGTGCATCCTATTGATGGTGGAAATGATAAAGGTGTGACAAAAGATGAGAAGGAGATGCATGAAGCAACAGATCATAGTCAAGAGAATATAATTGTGATTTTAGCCTCTGATGAATCTGGGGAACCAAATGCGCAGCCTGTGGCTTGA